From Vigna unguiculata cultivar IT97K-499-35 chromosome 5, ASM411807v1, whole genome shotgun sequence, the proteins below share one genomic window:
- the LOC114183956 gene encoding pentatricopeptide repeat-containing protein At3g18020 — MHIIFAPILRRPKLIPFFLQFSNLSPSLSLHQSQNEPSKHNIATIVHSLCDSRQFSEAHYRFSLSLASGSLPDERTCNVLLARMLASRTPHATWRLIQSLIASKPGFVPSLVNYNRLMDQFCGAHQPLDAHRLFFDMKSRGHCPNVVSFTTLINGYCLVRGIRDARKVFDEMLESGVEPNSVTQSVLICGVLRERDVEGGRELMCRLWEMMSVEAEDSVKTAAFANLVDSLCREGFFGEVFRIAEELPFGSGFSEEVAYGQMVDSLCRVGRHNGAARIVYIMRKRGFVPSEVSYNYVIHGLSRDGDCMRAYQLLEEGAEFGFMLSEHTYKVLVEALCQVFDVDKAREVLKLMLSKKDVDKTRIYNIYLRALCLVNDPTELLNVLVFMLESQCHADVITLNTVINGFCKMGRVGEASKVLHDMLIGKFAAPDVVTFTTLISGMLDAARISEALDLFHKLMPENGIRPSVVTYNALLRGLFKLKRPNDALMVLDDMVKDGITADSTTYTVVVEGLCESDQVEEAKRFWHNIIWPSGVHDNFVYAAMLKGFCRSGHFKEACHFLYELVDSGVSPNIFSYNILINCACNLGLKSEAYQIVREMKKNGLTPDSVTWRILDKLNGKVGKDIHSEDPTMSTFYEE; from the coding sequence ATGCACATAATCTTCGCGCCAATTCTCCGCAGGCCCAAACTCATTCCCTTCTTCCTTCAATTCTCAAACCTCTCTCCCTCTCTTTCACTTCACCAGTCCCAAAATGAACCCTCAAAACACAACATCGCCACCATTGTTCACTCCCTCTGCGACTCTCGCCAATTCTCCGAAGCGCACTATCGCTTCTCCCTCTCCCTCGCCTCCGGCTCCCTCCCCGATGAGCGCACCTGCAACGTCCTCCTCGCTCGCATGCTCGCTTCTCGAACACCTCACGCCACGTGGCGCCTCATCCAATCCCTCATTGCTTCCAAGCCCGGTTTCGTTCCCTCTTTGGTCAACTACAACCGTCTGATGGACCAGTTTTGCGGTGCCCATCAACCCCTGGACGCTCACAGGCTATTTTTTGATATGAAGAGCCGTGGGCATTGCCCAAATGTTGTCTCTTTCACCACTTTGATTAATGGGTACTGCTTGGTTCGTGGAATTCGGGACGCGCGCAAGGTGTTCGATGAAATGCTTGAGAGTGGCGTGGAGCCGAATTCGGTGACTCAGAGTGTTTTGATTTGCGGTGTTCTTCGGGAGAGAGATGTGGAAGGTGGGAGGGAGTTGATGTGCAGGTTGTGGGAGATGATGAGTGTGGAAGCTGAAGATTCTGTGAAGACCGCGGCATTTGCAAATTTGGTTGATTCTTTGTGCAGGGAGGGGTTTTTTGGTGAAGTGTTTAGGATTGCTGAGGAGTTACCCTTTGGGAGTGGTTTTTCTGAGGAGGTTGCTTATGGGCAGATGGTGGATTCACTTTGCAGAGTTGGGAGGCATAATGGGGCAGCTAGGATTGTTTACATAATGAGGAAAAGAGGGTTTGTTCCGAGTGAGGTGTCGTATAATTATGTCATTCATGGGCTTAGCAGGGATGGTGATTGTATGAGGGCTTATCAGTTGTTAGAGGAAGGAGCCGAGTTTGGGTTTATGTTATCTGAGCATACTTATAAGGTACTCGTGGAAGCTCTTTGCCAAGTGTTTGATGTGGACAAGGCGAGGGAAGTTTTGAAACTCATGCTGAGTAAGAAAGATGTTGACAAGACTAGGATTTACAACATTTACTTGAGAGCTCTTTGTCTTGTGAATGACCCAACAGAGCTTTTGAATGTACTTGTGTTTATGCTTGAGAGCCAGTGTCATGCTGACGTGATCACCCTCAACACGGTGATCAATGGTTTTTGCAAGATGGGTAGGGTTGGTGAAGCATCAAAGGTATTGCATGACATGTTAATAGGAAAATTTGCAGCACCTGATGTTGTGACCTTCACTACTTTGATTTCTGGTATGTTGGATGCTGCAAGAATCAGTGAAGCTCTTGATCTGTTTCATAAGCTGATGCCTGAAAATGGTATAAGACCTAGTGTTGTGACTTATAATGCTCTTCTCCGAGGTTTGTTCAAACTAAAGCGACCAAATGATGCATTGATGGTTCTAGATGACATGGTAAAGGATGGCATTACGGCAGATAGTACCACATATACAGTTGTGGTAGAAGGTCTATGTGAATCTGACCAAGTAGAAGAAGCAAAGAGATTTTGGCACAATATTATATGGCCTTCAGGGGTTCatgataattttgtttatgcAGCAATGCTGAAAGGGTTTTGCCGATCTGGCCATTTTAAGGAGGCTTGTCATTTTTTGTATGAATTGGTAGATTCTGGGGTCTCTCCGaatatatttagttataatATTCTGATCAACTGTGCGTGCAATCTTGGTCTGAAAAGTGAAGCTTACCAGATTGTCAGAGAGATGAAAAAGAATGGACTCACTCCTGATTCTGTGACATGGAGAATACTTGACAAGTTAAATGGCAAAGTGGGGAAGGACATTCATTCTGAAGATCCTACCATGTCAACATTTTATGAGGAATGA
- the LOC114184027 gene encoding dirigent protein 22-like yields the protein MFTQFFFFFLLFTPFIFTTQQDTHDFVRTLDRKMFGLDQNQEKFSHFRFYWHDVVSGRNPSSIEVVSSGLKNSTTSFGAVNMIENPLTLEPQLNSQLVGMAQGFYASTSQSEVTLLMAMNFAITEGKYNGSSFTILGRNPVFNKKREMPVIGGSGLFRFARGYAQLRTHWFSPATRDAIVEYTVYLLHY from the exons ATGTTCACccaattcttcttcttctttctcctcttcACTCCCTTCATCTTCACCACACAACAAGACACCCATGATTTCGTGCGTACCTTAGACCGCAAAATGTTTGGTTTGGACCAAAACCAAGAAAAGTTCAGCCATTTCAG GTTCTATTGGCACGACGTGGTGAGTGGACGCAACCCTTCTTCCATAGAAGTAGTTTCATCAGGGTTGAAGAACTCAACGACGTCGTTTGGAGCGGTGAACATGATAGAGAACCCTTTGACACTGGAACCCCAATTGAACTCTCAGTTGGTGGGGATGGCACAGGGGTTCTATGCTTCGACGTCGCAGAGTGAGGTTACCTTGTTGATGGCCATGAACTTCGCCATCACTGAAGGGAAGTACAATGGTAGCAGCTTCACCATTCTTGGAAGGAACCCTGTTTTCAACAAGAAGAGGGAGATGCCTGTGATCGGTGGAAGTGGCCTCTTTCGATTCGCTAGGGGTTATGCTCAGCTCAGAACTCACTGGTTCTCACCCGCCACCAGGGACGCCATTGTTGAGTACACTGTTTATCTTCTGCATTATTGA